Proteins from a single region of Candidatus Rokuibacteriota bacterium:
- a CDS encoding metal ABC transporter permease: MPDFLQFGFMQRAFAAGAVMAVVCPLIGVFLVPRRLSLIADTLAHVALAGVALGLLVGASPVLGALVVTVAGALGMERLRSRGALQGDAALAVFLSGGFALAVVLISLARGFNADLFAILFGSILTISPADVWLILALGAVVVTTILLSYRQLFAITLHEDLARTSGVPVTALNLMLTVLTALTTVVAMRMVGVLLVSAMIVIPTLTGFALGRSFRRATAVAVVMALASVGIGLTAAYYLSLAAGGAVVLTALLLFALASLARRVPWGPRARLAAITLLCLSVAGGASAQDGECKRWRAAFAAMPVRMVTVQVGAKTVAIRVKVAENSEQAAAGFQCSTPQEIQNTRILFDFGREIYTQFHMQNVPAALDIAFVKANGTIFSILKMDPSPTALYGPMGDFRFALEARAGFYESQGVRQGEARLLVPAAK; encoded by the coding sequence ATGCCCGACTTCCTCCAGTTCGGCTTCATGCAGCGCGCGTTCGCGGCGGGCGCCGTCATGGCCGTGGTCTGCCCGCTGATCGGCGTATTCCTCGTCCCGCGGCGGCTCTCCCTGATCGCCGACACCCTGGCCCACGTCGCGCTGGCGGGCGTCGCGCTCGGGCTCCTCGTGGGCGCCTCGCCGGTCCTGGGCGCCCTCGTCGTGACCGTGGCCGGCGCGCTCGGCATGGAGCGGCTCCGCTCCCGCGGAGCGCTCCAGGGGGACGCGGCGCTGGCGGTCTTCCTCTCAGGAGGCTTCGCGCTGGCCGTGGTGCTGATCAGCCTCGCGCGCGGCTTCAACGCCGATCTCTTCGCCATCCTCTTCGGCAGCATCCTGACGATCAGCCCGGCGGACGTCTGGCTCATCCTGGCCTTGGGCGCCGTCGTGGTGACGACCATCCTGCTCTCCTACCGGCAGCTCTTCGCCATCACGCTCCACGAGGACCTGGCGCGGACGAGCGGCGTCCCCGTCACCGCGCTCAACCTGATGCTGACGGTGCTCACCGCGCTCACCACCGTGGTCGCCATGCGCATGGTGGGAGTCCTGCTCGTCAGCGCCATGATCGTGATTCCGACGCTCACGGGCTTCGCCCTCGGCCGGAGCTTCCGCCGCGCGACGGCCGTGGCCGTCGTGATGGCGCTCGCCTCGGTCGGAATCGGCCTCACCGCCGCCTACTACCTGAGCCTGGCCGCGGGCGGCGCCGTAGTGCTGACGGCGCTCCTGCTCTTCGCGCTGGCGTCGCTCGCCCGGCGCGTGCCGTGGGGCCCGCGCGCGCGCCTCGCCGCCATCACCCTGCTCTGCCTGTCGGTCGCCGGGGGCGCCTCGGCGCAAGACGGCGAGTGCAAGCGCTGGCGCGCGGCCTTCGCCGCCATGCCGGTCCGCATGGTAACCGTCCAGGTGGGCGCCAAGACCGTCGCTATCCGCGTGAAGGTGGCCGAGAATTCCGAGCAGGCGGCGGCAGGCTTCCAGTGCTCGACTCCCCAGGAGATCCAGAACACGCGCATCCTTTTCGACTTCGGCCGCGAGATCTACACCCAGTTCCACATGCAGAATGTCCCGGCCGCCCTCGACATCGCCTTCGTGAAAGCGAACGGCACCATCTTCTCCATCCTCAAGATGGACCCGAGCCCCACCGCGCTGTACGGCCCGATGGGCGACTTCCGCTTCGCGCTCGAGGCCCGGGCGGGCTTCTACGAGAGCCAGGGCGTCCGCCAGGGAGAAGCGCGCCTGCTGGTCCCGGCCGCCAAATAG
- a CDS encoding metal ABC transporter ATP-binding protein, with product MRPFVELEGVGVSYGEVRVLDGINLTVEPGDFLGIIGPNGSGKTTLLRVMLGLLEPQEGSVRLFGQPPAAFREWRRLGYVPQRAALDPSLPVTVQEVVASGLVASLGLLQRIGRAQRARVTEALARVGMEAHARARIGALSTGQQQRVLIARALVSDPELIILDEPTGGVDPEAQTSFYAMLHHLNREREVTLVLVSHDIGVVAKEVTKLACLNRRLIFHGRPGDFLSDAALTALYGPSVRIVSHDH from the coding sequence ATGCGCCCCTTCGTCGAGCTCGAGGGCGTGGGGGTCTCCTACGGAGAGGTCCGCGTGCTCGACGGCATCAACCTCACCGTCGAGCCCGGCGACTTCCTCGGCATCATCGGCCCCAACGGCTCGGGCAAGACCACGCTCTTGCGCGTGATGCTGGGCTTGCTGGAGCCGCAGGAAGGCTCGGTGAGGCTCTTCGGCCAGCCGCCGGCCGCATTCCGGGAGTGGCGGCGACTTGGCTATGTCCCGCAGCGGGCCGCGCTCGACCCTTCCCTGCCCGTGACCGTGCAGGAGGTTGTGGCCTCCGGGCTCGTGGCGAGCCTCGGTCTCCTCCAGCGTATCGGCCGGGCTCAAAGAGCGCGCGTCACCGAAGCGCTGGCCCGCGTCGGCATGGAGGCGCACGCGCGGGCGCGCATCGGCGCGCTCTCAACCGGGCAGCAGCAGCGCGTGCTGATCGCCCGCGCATTGGTTTCCGACCCCGAGCTGATCATCCTGGACGAGCCCACGGGCGGCGTGGACCCCGAGGCGCAGACCTCTTTCTACGCCATGCTCCACCACTTGAACCGCGAGCGCGAGGTCACCCTCGTCCTCGTCAGCCATGACATCGGCGTCGTCGCCAAGGAAGTGACCAAGCTCGCCTGCCTCAACCGGCGGCTCATCTTCCACGGCCGCCCCGGCGATTTCCTGAGCGACGCGGCCCTGACGGCGCTGTACGGGCCGTCGGTGCGCATCGTGAGCCACGACCACTAG
- a CDS encoding phosphatase PAP2 family protein has protein sequence MPRHPTRHWRALSLGGAALFLGLGVLVFAVGLLPGDTTLYEEVMAHRTPAVRDFFSWVNIFGSWKGLLPASLVLLAISPEARKRWWLIVLVLLGAPVIEQVAKHLVGRTRPRGSAMGFPSGHMTGAAAFAVIAIYFAIKEPWSRVQRLGLTAVVAIMMVLVGLARLVLHAHWPSDVLGGFLLGSSCAAAGAWWDARRSAA, from the coding sequence ATGCCAAGACATCCAACCCGCCATTGGCGCGCGCTCTCCCTGGGAGGCGCCGCGCTGTTCCTGGGGCTCGGAGTCCTGGTCTTCGCGGTCGGCCTTCTGCCCGGCGATACGACGCTCTACGAAGAGGTCATGGCGCATCGGACTCCGGCCGTCCGCGACTTCTTCTCCTGGGTCAACATCTTCGGCTCGTGGAAGGGGCTCCTGCCCGCCTCCCTCGTGCTCCTCGCCATCTCGCCCGAGGCGCGGAAGCGCTGGTGGCTCATCGTGCTCGTGCTCCTCGGGGCGCCGGTGATCGAGCAGGTGGCCAAGCACCTCGTCGGGCGGACGCGGCCGCGGGGCTCGGCCATGGGCTTTCCGAGCGGCCACATGACCGGGGCCGCGGCCTTCGCCGTCATCGCCATCTACTTCGCCATCAAGGAGCCGTGGAGTCGCGTCCAGCGGCTCGGGCTCACCGCCGTGGTGGCCATCATGATGGTCCTCGTCGGCCTCGCGCGCCTCGTGCTGCACGCCCACTGGCCCTCGGACGTACTGGGCGGGTTTCTCCTCGGCTCCTCCTGCGCTGCGGCCGGCGCGTGGTGGGATGCGAGGCGGAGCGCGGCCTGA